One genomic segment of Odocoileus virginianus isolate 20LAN1187 ecotype Illinois chromosome X, Ovbor_1.2, whole genome shotgun sequence includes these proteins:
- the P2RY4 gene encoding P2Y purinoceptor 4 isoform X2: MATTKGTMASTESLLFTTLGAHSDPDNSEMELDCQFNEEFKFILLPVTYAVVFLLGLGLNALTIWLFLFRLRPWDATATYMFHLALSDTLYVLSLPTLVYYYAARNHWPFGTGLCKFIRFLFYWNLYCSVLFLTCISVHRYLGICHPLRALRWGRPRLAGLLCLAVWLVVAGCLVPNLFFVTTSPKGDTILCHDTTRPEEFDHYVHFSSAVMGLLFGVPCLVTLVCYGRMAQRLYRPLPGATQSSSRLRSLRTIAVVLTVFAICFVPFHITRTMYYLARLLEADCRVLNIVNLVYKVTRPLASANSCLDPVLYLLTGEKYRRQLQRLCRGRRLRPPRTASSLVLVSLPKDSSCRWTAASQDSGCPTPRAGSL; this comes from the coding sequence GGGGACCATGGCCAGTACAGAGTCCTTGCTGTTCACAACCTTAGGCGCCCACTCAGATCCTGACAACAGTGAGATGGAACTGGACTGCCAGTTTAACGAGGAGTTCAAGTTCATCCTGCTGCCTGTGACCTATGCAGTTGTCTTCCTGCTGGGCCTAGGCCTCAACGCCCTGACCATCTGGCTCTTCCTCTTTCGCCTCCGACCGTGGGATGCAACAGCCACCTACATGTTCCACTTAGCCCTGTCAGATACTTTGTATGTCCTATCACTGCCCACTCTTGTCTACTATTACGCGGCCCGCAACCACTGGCCCTTTGGCACTGGGCTCTGCAAGTTCATCCGCTTTCTCTTCTATTGGAACCTCTACTGCAGTGTTCTTTTCCTCACCTGCATTAGTGTGCACCGATACCTGGGCATCTGCCACCCACTGCGGGCGCTGCGCTGGGGCCGCCCACGCCTTGCTGGCCTTCTCTGCCTGGCAGTTTGGTTGGTCGTAGCTGGCTGTCTCGTGCCCAACCTGTTCTTCGTCACCACCAGCCCCAAGGGGGACACCATCTTGTGCCACGACACCACTCGGCCTGAGGAATTTGACCATTATGTGCACTTCAGTTCGGCAGTCATGGGGCTTCTCTTTGGTGTGCCCTGCCTGGTCACTCTTGTCTGCTATGGACGCATGGCCCAGCGCCTGTATCGGCCCTTGCCAGGGGCCACCCAGTCATCTTCCCGTCTGCGCTCTCTGCGTACCATCGCTGTGGTGCTGACTGTCTTTGCTATCTGCTTTGTGCCTTTCCACATCACCCGCACAATGTATTACTTGGCAAGGCTGTTGGAAGCTGACTGCAGGGTGCTGAACATCGTCAACTTGGTCTACAAAGTGACTCGGCCTCTGGCCAGCGCCAATAGCTGCCTGGATCCTGTGCTCTATTTGCTCACTGGGGAAAAGTACCGACGTCAGCTCCAGCGACTCTGCAGGGGTAGGAGGCTCCGGCCCCCCAGGACTGCCTCCTCTCTGGTGCTGGTGTCCCTGCCTAAAGACAGCAGCTGCAGGTGGACAGCTGCCTCCCAGGACAGCGGCTGCCCCACCCCTCGGGCAGGTAGTTTGTAA
- the P2RY4 gene encoding P2Y purinoceptor 4 isoform X3, whose translation MASTESLLFTTLGAHSDPDNSEMELDCQFNEEFKFILLPVTYAVVFLLGLGLNALTIWLFLFRLRPWDATATYMFHLALSDTLYVLSLPTLVYYYAARNHWPFGTGLCKFIRFLFYWNLYCSVLFLTCISVHRYLGICHPLRALRWGRPRLAGLLCLAVWLVVAGCLVPNLFFVTTSPKGDTILCHDTTRPEEFDHYVHFSSAVMGLLFGVPCLVTLVCYGRMAQRLYRPLPGATQSSSRLRSLRTIAVVLTVFAICFVPFHITRTMYYLARLLEADCRVLNIVNLVYKVTRPLASANSCLDPVLYLLTGEKYRRQLQRLCRGRRLRPPRTASSLVLVSLPKDSSCRWTAASQDSGCPTPRAGSL comes from the coding sequence ATGGCCAGTACAGAGTCCTTGCTGTTCACAACCTTAGGCGCCCACTCAGATCCTGACAACAGTGAGATGGAACTGGACTGCCAGTTTAACGAGGAGTTCAAGTTCATCCTGCTGCCTGTGACCTATGCAGTTGTCTTCCTGCTGGGCCTAGGCCTCAACGCCCTGACCATCTGGCTCTTCCTCTTTCGCCTCCGACCGTGGGATGCAACAGCCACCTACATGTTCCACTTAGCCCTGTCAGATACTTTGTATGTCCTATCACTGCCCACTCTTGTCTACTATTACGCGGCCCGCAACCACTGGCCCTTTGGCACTGGGCTCTGCAAGTTCATCCGCTTTCTCTTCTATTGGAACCTCTACTGCAGTGTTCTTTTCCTCACCTGCATTAGTGTGCACCGATACCTGGGCATCTGCCACCCACTGCGGGCGCTGCGCTGGGGCCGCCCACGCCTTGCTGGCCTTCTCTGCCTGGCAGTTTGGTTGGTCGTAGCTGGCTGTCTCGTGCCCAACCTGTTCTTCGTCACCACCAGCCCCAAGGGGGACACCATCTTGTGCCACGACACCACTCGGCCTGAGGAATTTGACCATTATGTGCACTTCAGTTCGGCAGTCATGGGGCTTCTCTTTGGTGTGCCCTGCCTGGTCACTCTTGTCTGCTATGGACGCATGGCCCAGCGCCTGTATCGGCCCTTGCCAGGGGCCACCCAGTCATCTTCCCGTCTGCGCTCTCTGCGTACCATCGCTGTGGTGCTGACTGTCTTTGCTATCTGCTTTGTGCCTTTCCACATCACCCGCACAATGTATTACTTGGCAAGGCTGTTGGAAGCTGACTGCAGGGTGCTGAACATCGTCAACTTGGTCTACAAAGTGACTCGGCCTCTGGCCAGCGCCAATAGCTGCCTGGATCCTGTGCTCTATTTGCTCACTGGGGAAAAGTACCGACGTCAGCTCCAGCGACTCTGCAGGGGTAGGAGGCTCCGGCCCCCCAGGACTGCCTCCTCTCTGGTGCTGGTGTCCCTGCCTAAAGACAGCAGCTGCAGGTGGACAGCTGCCTCCCAGGACAGCGGCTGCCCCACCCCTCGGGCAGGTAGTTTGTAA
- the P2RY4 gene encoding P2Y purinoceptor 4 isoform X1 — translation MISQDARRYKPHPQSRLLGYALWLPRGRVTESAGLNLKGTRGTMASTESLLFTTLGAHSDPDNSEMELDCQFNEEFKFILLPVTYAVVFLLGLGLNALTIWLFLFRLRPWDATATYMFHLALSDTLYVLSLPTLVYYYAARNHWPFGTGLCKFIRFLFYWNLYCSVLFLTCISVHRYLGICHPLRALRWGRPRLAGLLCLAVWLVVAGCLVPNLFFVTTSPKGDTILCHDTTRPEEFDHYVHFSSAVMGLLFGVPCLVTLVCYGRMAQRLYRPLPGATQSSSRLRSLRTIAVVLTVFAICFVPFHITRTMYYLARLLEADCRVLNIVNLVYKVTRPLASANSCLDPVLYLLTGEKYRRQLQRLCRGRRLRPPRTASSLVLVSLPKDSSCRWTAASQDSGCPTPRAGSL, via the exons ATGATTTCCCAGGACGCAAGGAGGTACAAGCCCCACCCCCAATCCCGCCTCCTTGGTTATGCCCTCTGGCTGCCAAGGGGAAGGGTGACAGAGTCAGCTGGGCTCAACCTCAAGGGGACCAG GGGGACCATGGCCAGTACAGAGTCCTTGCTGTTCACAACCTTAGGCGCCCACTCAGATCCTGACAACAGTGAGATGGAACTGGACTGCCAGTTTAACGAGGAGTTCAAGTTCATCCTGCTGCCTGTGACCTATGCAGTTGTCTTCCTGCTGGGCCTAGGCCTCAACGCCCTGACCATCTGGCTCTTCCTCTTTCGCCTCCGACCGTGGGATGCAACAGCCACCTACATGTTCCACTTAGCCCTGTCAGATACTTTGTATGTCCTATCACTGCCCACTCTTGTCTACTATTACGCGGCCCGCAACCACTGGCCCTTTGGCACTGGGCTCTGCAAGTTCATCCGCTTTCTCTTCTATTGGAACCTCTACTGCAGTGTTCTTTTCCTCACCTGCATTAGTGTGCACCGATACCTGGGCATCTGCCACCCACTGCGGGCGCTGCGCTGGGGCCGCCCACGCCTTGCTGGCCTTCTCTGCCTGGCAGTTTGGTTGGTCGTAGCTGGCTGTCTCGTGCCCAACCTGTTCTTCGTCACCACCAGCCCCAAGGGGGACACCATCTTGTGCCACGACACCACTCGGCCTGAGGAATTTGACCATTATGTGCACTTCAGTTCGGCAGTCATGGGGCTTCTCTTTGGTGTGCCCTGCCTGGTCACTCTTGTCTGCTATGGACGCATGGCCCAGCGCCTGTATCGGCCCTTGCCAGGGGCCACCCAGTCATCTTCCCGTCTGCGCTCTCTGCGTACCATCGCTGTGGTGCTGACTGTCTTTGCTATCTGCTTTGTGCCTTTCCACATCACCCGCACAATGTATTACTTGGCAAGGCTGTTGGAAGCTGACTGCAGGGTGCTGAACATCGTCAACTTGGTCTACAAAGTGACTCGGCCTCTGGCCAGCGCCAATAGCTGCCTGGATCCTGTGCTCTATTTGCTCACTGGGGAAAAGTACCGACGTCAGCTCCAGCGACTCTGCAGGGGTAGGAGGCTCCGGCCCCCCAGGACTGCCTCCTCTCTGGTGCTGGTGTCCCTGCCTAAAGACAGCAGCTGCAGGTGGACAGCTGCCTCCCAGGACAGCGGCTGCCCCACCCCTCGGGCAGGTAGTTTGTAA